The following coding sequences are from one uncultured Desulfobacter sp. window:
- a CDS encoding dTDP-4-dehydrorhamnose 3,5-epimerase family protein, which translates to MNPTTIDGLVIQPLKQFPDERGRVLHMMRNDNPLFDNFGEIYFSEIFPGIIKAWKWHAKMTQFFAVPLGCIQLVLFDDRVGSPSHGHVMKLTTGREKYLLIKIPPQVWYGFKGISDGPALIANCADLPHTPGEAQKKDWNDPDIPFVW; encoded by the coding sequence ATGAACCCGACCACCATAGACGGGCTTGTAATCCAGCCCCTGAAACAATTTCCAGACGAACGGGGGCGTGTTTTACACATGATGCGAAACGATAATCCCCTTTTTGACAATTTCGGAGAAATTTATTTCTCCGAAATTTTTCCCGGAATCATCAAAGCGTGGAAGTGGCATGCAAAAATGACCCAATTTTTTGCGGTTCCACTGGGCTGCATTCAATTGGTCCTGTTTGATGACCGGGTTGGGTCTCCAAGCCATGGACATGTAATGAAACTGACAACAGGCAGAGAAAAATATTTGCTTATTAAAATTCCGCCACAGGTCTGGTATGGATTTAAAGGAATCAGTGATGGCCCTGCGCTGATTGCAAACTGTGCAGATCTCCCCCACACCCCCGGCGAGGCCCAAAAAAAAGACTGGAATGATCCTGACATTCCGTTTGTTTGGTAA
- a CDS encoding polysaccharide deacetylase family protein, with protein MSILHHLLAKAYVPLKLTNAARYSLGMRCPHRLRILIYHDIAPHEQERFASQLRWIKRYWNFVSPAQFVDIMESREPISGDNVLLTFDDGFASNRQIAENILGPLGIKALFFIVSKFTDLTDKMERLRFISKNICPNLDKNNIPPHLHNMNWSDLTYLLDTGHTIGAHTCSHARLSGLNNKRELNSEIVSGADQLERMLGIKVTHFAYPYGDCSSISPEAIAVAKQRFNFIYTGMRGNNTGGTPSWALRRDAIAPHNSLDLAGSLLEGGADWRYTKHLSRYESMGRGSQ; from the coding sequence ATGTCCATTTTGCATCATCTTTTAGCCAAAGCTTATGTTCCGCTTAAGCTCACGAATGCCGCCAGATATTCCTTGGGAATGCGCTGTCCTCACCGCCTGAGAATTCTCATTTATCACGATATCGCCCCCCATGAACAGGAACGGTTTGCATCACAACTCAGATGGATAAAACGATATTGGAATTTTGTCTCACCGGCTCAATTTGTTGACATAATGGAAAGCCGGGAGCCGATAAGCGGTGACAACGTGTTACTGACTTTTGATGATGGATTTGCCTCCAATCGTCAAATTGCCGAAAATATACTTGGTCCCTTGGGGATCAAGGCTCTTTTTTTCATTGTTTCAAAATTCACGGATTTGACAGATAAAATGGAGCGGCTGCGGTTTATCTCAAAAAATATCTGCCCCAATCTGGATAAGAATAATATCCCCCCACACCTGCACAACATGAACTGGAGTGACTTAACTTACCTGCTGGATACCGGACATACAATAGGCGCGCACACCTGTTCCCATGCCCGTTTGTCAGGACTAAATAATAAGCGAGAGCTCAATTCTGAAATCGTTAGTGGCGCTGATCAATTGGAGCGTATGTTAGGCATAAAAGTGACCCACTTCGCGTATCCATACGGGGATTGTTCCAGTATCAGTCCGGAAGCCATTGCTGTGGCTAAACAGCGCTTCAATTTCATTTACACAGGTATGAGAGGAAATAATACCGGCGGCACGCCGTCCTGGGCGCTGAGGCGTGATGCCATCGCACCACATAATTCCCTTGACCTTGCAGGTTCCTTGTTAGAGGGTGGAGCGGACTGGCGCTATACTAAACACCTGTCACGCTATGAGAGTATGGGACGAGGCAGTCAATGA
- the rfbG gene encoding CDP-glucose 4,6-dehydratase, producing the protein MVADEKPISFNSSLTNYYKNKRIIVTGNTGFKGSWLTLWLKYMGAEVIGFSSDIPSKPCNFSVLNIQDIISHHWGDIRSFEGLDAVCKSFQPEIIFHLAAQPIVRRSYEEPKLTFDTNVGGTLNVLECVRQNSSVKAAVIITSDKCYKNNEWLWGYREADTLGGDDPYSASKGCAELVINSYCRSFFNDAGINAASTRAGNVIGGGDWAQDRIVPDCIRAWSEKQEVVIRNPQATRPWQHVLEPLGGYLLLGMLLGQDRVKSGEAFNFGPIPDVIQSVGVLIESLGRSWGDDAPYRVIPDESNKKESTLLKLCCDKALSLLGWTAILSFEETISFTASWYKKFYENKEDMYLFSIEQIKTYCDLFEERIGGVKQPQKDII; encoded by the coding sequence ATGGTTGCAGATGAAAAACCGATTTCATTTAATAGTTCTTTAACGAACTATTACAAAAATAAAAGGATTATAGTGACAGGCAATACCGGTTTTAAAGGAAGCTGGTTAACTTTATGGTTGAAGTATATGGGTGCTGAAGTCATTGGGTTTTCAAGTGATATTCCATCGAAGCCATGTAATTTTAGTGTGCTGAATATTCAAGATATAATATCGCACCATTGGGGGGATATCAGATCCTTTGAGGGATTGGATGCTGTTTGCAAATCGTTTCAACCGGAAATCATTTTTCATTTGGCGGCTCAGCCGATCGTCCGGCGTTCTTATGAAGAACCGAAATTGACTTTTGACACAAATGTCGGCGGAACACTCAATGTATTAGAATGCGTCAGACAAAACAGTTCAGTGAAGGCTGCAGTGATCATAACAAGCGATAAATGTTACAAAAACAACGAATGGCTCTGGGGCTACCGAGAGGCAGACACACTAGGCGGAGACGATCCTTACAGTGCATCAAAAGGGTGTGCCGAGCTGGTTATAAATTCCTACTGTCGTTCATTTTTCAACGATGCAGGGATAAACGCTGCTTCGACGAGGGCCGGAAATGTCATTGGTGGTGGAGACTGGGCCCAGGATAGAATTGTCCCGGATTGTATTCGCGCATGGAGCGAAAAACAGGAAGTCGTGATCCGCAATCCGCAGGCAACAAGACCGTGGCAACATGTTCTGGAACCTCTTGGCGGCTATCTGTTGCTGGGTATGCTGTTGGGGCAAGACAGGGTAAAGTCAGGGGAAGCGTTTAATTTTGGCCCTATCCCCGATGTTATCCAGTCGGTGGGAGTACTCATTGAATCCCTTGGAAGGTCATGGGGAGATGATGCACCCTACAGGGTCATTCCGGATGAATCCAACAAAAAAGAGAGCACATTATTGAAACTTTGCTGCGATAAAGCGCTGTCACTGTTAGGCTGGACAGCTATTCTATCTTTTGAAGAGACTATTTCCTTCACGGCATCATGGTATAAAAAATTTTATGAAAACAAAGAGGATATGTACTTATTTTCCATAGAGCAGATAAAGACGTATTGTGACCTCTTTGAAGAGAGAATCGGAGGCGTTAAGCAGCCCCAAAAGGACATCATATGA
- the rfbF gene encoding glucose-1-phosphate cytidylyltransferase produces the protein MKVVILCGGKGTRLREETEYRPKPMVEIGGRPIIWHIMKLYSHYGFKDFVLCTGYKKEIIKEYFLNYRYMNSDITISLASDEKIVCNNNHAEDWNVTIADTGLDTPKGGRLKQIEPYLEGQRFMVTYGDGVADVNIRQLLSHHETEGVLATFTGVHPISRFATVEYDENHTIIDWNEKKPLEGYMNAGFFVFENDVLKYMNNTEELEEEPMKRLVAEKQLSMYKHEGYWQCMDTYRDYMLLSGLWNNGKALWNVWDKQQKKVR, from the coding sequence GTGAAAGTTGTTATTTTATGCGGCGGAAAAGGCACAAGGCTTAGGGAAGAAACCGAATATCGGCCCAAGCCCATGGTAGAAATCGGCGGCAGGCCCATCATATGGCATATCATGAAGCTGTATAGTCATTACGGATTCAAAGATTTTGTTTTATGCACAGGCTATAAAAAGGAAATCATAAAAGAGTATTTTTTAAATTACCGTTATATGAACAGTGACATTACCATCTCTTTGGCCTCGGATGAAAAAATCGTCTGTAACAACAACCACGCCGAAGACTGGAATGTGACCATTGCGGATACAGGATTAGATACGCCCAAAGGCGGCCGACTAAAGCAGATAGAACCCTATCTTGAAGGGCAGCGGTTTATGGTGACCTATGGCGACGGTGTTGCCGATGTAAACATCAGACAACTGCTTTCCCACCATGAAACAGAAGGTGTTCTGGCAACATTCACAGGGGTACATCCCATATCCAGGTTCGCCACAGTAGAATATGACGAGAATCACACCATTATTGACTGGAATGAAAAAAAACCCCTTGAGGGATACATGAATGCAGGATTCTTTGTATTCGAAAATGACGTACTAAAGTATATGAACAATACCGAAGAACTTGAAGAAGAACCCATGAAAAGACTGGTGGCGGAAAAACAATTATCCATGTATAAACATGAGGGGTATTGGCAGTGCATGGACACCTATCGGGATTACATGCTCCTCAGCGGGCTTTGGAACAATGGCAAAGCCCTGTGGAACGTCTGGGATAAACAACAAAAGAAAGTTCGATAA
- a CDS encoding glycosyltransferase, which yields MVQKENNDMNGKHPEVSVIMNCWNGDRYLREAMDSVFSQTFSDWEIVFWDNGSIDDSPEIAKSYGSRVRYFRNDQTSTLGAARNKALSRCRGKFIAFLDVDDIWLPEKLEIQLKLFEKNPNLGMTYSNSIFFNEKGEIDDLFSLCSPHKGKVFGPLLEKNFISTETMMFKKSILDQLPYVFDDRYTMVMDYDLSLRIAYNYELDFTSRPLSKWRSHSNSETSRKKFLVTKENQQMILKLRREIPRIETDYPDALGAFIKSINRQLALEQWDKGNNILAREYLKKNQNDFQGALLYLLTFFLPFRLYEYGKVNLKTVYNLRPWR from the coding sequence ATGGTACAAAAAGAGAATAACGATATGAATGGAAAACATCCTGAAGTAAGCGTAATCATGAACTGCTGGAACGGGGATAGATACCTGCGGGAAGCCATGGACAGTGTGTTCAGTCAGACTTTTTCTGACTGGGAAATTGTATTTTGGGATAACGGCAGTATTGATGACAGTCCTGAGATTGCAAAAAGTTACGGTTCCAGGGTGCGGTACTTCAGGAATGATCAAACGAGTACACTGGGGGCGGCACGAAATAAGGCGCTATCCAGATGCCGCGGAAAATTTATCGCCTTCCTGGATGTTGATGATATCTGGCTGCCGGAGAAACTTGAAATTCAGTTAAAATTATTTGAGAAAAACCCCAACCTTGGAATGACGTACAGCAACTCCATTTTTTTTAATGAAAAAGGAGAGATTGACGACCTGTTCAGCCTGTGCTCTCCCCATAAAGGAAAAGTGTTTGGGCCGCTCCTTGAGAAAAATTTCATTTCAACGGAAACAATGATGTTTAAGAAATCAATTCTTGATCAACTCCCTTATGTTTTTGATGATCGGTATACAATGGTCATGGACTATGATCTTTCCTTGCGGATCGCTTACAATTACGAATTGGATTTTACCAGCCGGCCCCTGTCAAAATGGAGATCTCATAGCAACAGTGAAACCTCCCGGAAAAAATTCCTTGTGACCAAGGAGAATCAGCAGATGATTTTAAAACTTCGAAGGGAAATACCACGAATAGAAACAGATTATCCGGATGCGCTTGGGGCCTTTATCAAATCCATAAACAGGCAATTGGCGTTGGAACAATGGGACAAAGGAAACAATATTCTGGCAAGGGAATATCTGAAAAAAAATCAAAATGATTTCCAAGGCGCCCTATTATATCTGTTAACTTTTTTCCTGCCATTCCGTTTATACGAGTACGGAAAAGTGAATTTAAAAACTGTTTATAACCTGAGACCCTGGAGGTGA